The DNA sequence CGGTGTGCCTTCTCTTttaattcttttcctttccccttccgcgtctggtgttctctctccttcgttctttgcttttctgtctccttcttgtttagcttttctctctccttcattccttggtgttctatctctttctctgtttgcttttctctctccttcattccttggtgttttctctccttcgttctttgcttttctctctccttctttgtttggttttctctctccttctttttgtgcttttctctctccttcattccttggTGTTCTATCTCCTTCATTCTTTGGGTTTCTCCGTTTTCTCGCcgttgtttcttcttcctctttcccctcattcgcTTCCTCTccgtatccttctctctctcgaccctttctccttcctttatcgGTTCCTTTTTTAATTCCCATTCTCACGCCATCTCCtgctcctatttcttcttctctctctctctcttctaaatctttatcttttctccttctctccccctgtttcgttttttcagttttctctttttggatatttttctgtagtttcctcttcatctttctctttgcttctcttctgttcctttcttcctcttctctttcttcatcgtctccttcgtcttctttattctcatcttcttcttccttttcttctactttctcttcttcctctactttcgctttattttccttttcccttttcttctttctttgtttatcttctttttcttcctcttccttggcGTTTTTGTCTTCTCTTATTTGCttggttctttctctctctctcttttctctttctgtccttttgCATATTCTCTGATTATTCTCAGTTGCCCCAtccaccactttttttttcttattttcctttcctttctttccctcttcccttttcgcttttcctccttctcttctcctttcttctgcttcatttatattttcttttctcttcgcccCTTTCTTCGCTTTgtttctcacccttttctctacttctttATTCTTCCGTTTTCCTTGTCCATCgttatcgtcttcttcttccacttctgctgcttcttcttctgtgtcttcttcatcttcctcttcttcctctttctcttcttcttcttcttcctcctcctcttcttcctctttatattcattttcctcttcctctttatcatcttctttcaATCTTCTttgcttgcttttctctctctctttttcttccttttctttttctgtctttttgcctATTCTGTCATTATTCCTAgttgtcccttcctcctctttctttattttctttccttttcctttcctttcctcttcatttttcacttttcctccttgtcttctcctttcttctgttccatttctcttttcctttctcttcgtctctttctttgcctttttagTCTCCTCTCTTTCCTGTATTTCGTAATCCTcttcttgtatttcttcttcttcttcttcgtcttcctctatgtcttcttcatctttatcttcttcttcttcttttctttcttcttcttcttcttcatttccctcattctcttcctcttctctctctttctttcgtttgatTTTTACGTTTTCtcgttcttcccttccttctttcccttcctcttcctctcttttctcttcttgttccgtatcattttccttcttctcttcttcctctcggtttttcctctcttcttctttcctccttctttctggtCTTCGCTTTACTTCATCTTTATTCCCGTTTTTcccttgtctcttttcttctcttttgctctttccctttccatctttatCTGTTATGTCTTCTCGGCTcgtctcttcttctgctttttgcttttcttgttttctcccttttccttgattgtttttttcttctcgtttcccttcttccttctttgttttgtttctttgtcttttctcttcttctttatttggtttttcttttcgtttctcttcttcattcgttTTGTcttgttgtctttttctttcttcgttgttTGCTTtgtcttctcgtcttttctcttcttgattATTTGTTTTGCCttgttgtcttttctcttcttcttcctttgttttctcttctcgtcttttctcttcttcggtatttgttatttgttgtcttttctcttcttcttcctttgttttgtcttcttgttttcttgttttttctttagcAGCTTTATCTCTCCGCgtttccttcgcttcctcctggtttttcatttctctttgtctcgtcattttctctt is a window from the Penaeus monodon isolate SGIC_2016 chromosome 41, NSTDA_Pmon_1, whole genome shotgun sequence genome containing:
- the LOC119598594 gene encoding trichohyalin-like isoform X11, coding for MKNQEEAKETRRDKAAKEKTRKQEDKTKEEEEKRQQITNTEEEKRREEKTKEEEEKRQQGKTNNQEEKRREDKANNEERKRQQDKTNEEEKRKEKPNKEEEKRQRNKTKKEEGKREEKNNQGKGRKQEKQKAEEETSREDITDKDGKGKSKREEKRQGKNGNKDEVKRRPERRRKEEERKNREEEEKKENDTEQEEKREEEEGKEGREERENVKIKRKKEREEEENEGNEEEEEERKEEEEDKDEEDIEEDEEEEEEIQEEDYEIQEREETKKAKKETKRKEKRNGTEERRRQGGKVKNEEERKGKGKKIKKEEEGTTRNNDRIGKKTEKEKEEKEREKSKQRRLKEDDKEEEENEYKEEEEEEEEEEEEKEEEEEDEEDTEEEAAEVEEEDDNDGQGKRKNKEVEKRVRNKAKKGAKRKENINEAEERRREGGKAKREEGKKGKENKKKKVVDGATENNQRICKRTEREKRERERTKQIREDKNAKEEEEKEDKQRKKKREKENKAKVEEEEKVEEKEEEDENKEDEGDDEEREEEERNRREAKRKMKRKLQKNIQKEKTEKTKQGERRRKDKDLEEREREEEIGAGDGVRMGIKKGTDKGRRKGREREGYGEEANEGKEEEETTARKRRNPKNEGDRTPRNEGERKAQKEGERKPNKEGERKAKNEGEKTPRNEGERKANRERDRTPRNEGERKAKQEGDRKAKNEGERTPDAEGERKRIKREGTPQIDKEKTAEEEHETPTHKRGKKEKRRESDQKRKVATPDKEEETTLKRRPRNEGGEEKEKESGEIQENKDKKPTNTEEEKSPEKERRNRKQKNERVGKEKRENHRSQRKGGEEISNNPSEKTQTNEGDRRIREKGEGRTEDERISTQKERNWNKDIKEDFEEDEETQKAHTIPRASKKTRSSNKANHTFPEAGFSDMPVGHGDRRPKAHEVVREPKRKTLRQWHSDNSDSEKRKFSARKEGKFRERRRDGHSSESEEYDPAFDQQDSAGYSVQQQEAGGRFPNNSTRPKYRQNKPRDDLRDPGTRAPKGWHSDDSDFEERKPPGRKEGNFRERRRGGHSSESEEYDPAFDHQDSAGYSAQQQEAGGRFHDNSVRPKYRQNKPRDDLRDPGTRAPKGWHSDDSDFEERKPPGRKEGNFRERGRGGHSSESEEYDPAFDHQDSAGYSAQQQEAGTRLHGASVRSKNWKYKPQEDVRDAAEKMSHRRDRDDSDFENQQSRKTKENVSDPKNEENEDDYAFKPHKIAKYLADKGFKVPLNELENKFPNSIVWALEENPHIFGMDKEMVVLRPEIKICCPYTDDSGCPKSSQCPDIHICPEFLSGNCDMASCELGHKWNTTHNKRALGNLYLDGLNPTQILSLINKDDAIEASPVTTKSL